In Aegilops tauschii subsp. strangulata cultivar AL8/78 chromosome 3, Aet v6.0, whole genome shotgun sequence, one genomic interval encodes:
- the LOC109744006 gene encoding BTB/POZ and MATH domain-containing protein 2-like, producing the protein MSILLSASTCTAESEQGEHLFKISDYSIHRGMGVGCYIESSWFTVGGHDWCLHYYPDGYTEDGKDDMVVGLELMELRGKAFPPRVSSTISLLHWATKRVSLSSSVAMSANLPDPNYFVTHNINRGEMEASGYVVDDRLTIKCAVTVIKEPYVFEAEAQVPVPPSEIAGQLGKLLETKEGADVTFEVQGEKFPAHKLVLAVRSPVFKAMLYGPMMEKDSSRIVIANMQPDVFKFLSTSSITIRCLSLKKN; encoded by the coding sequence ATGTCGATCTTGCTGAGCGCATCAACGTGCACAGCGGAGTCGGAGCAGGGGGAGCACTTGTTCAAGATCTCCGATTACAGCATTCACAGGGGCATGGGCGTCGGCTGCTACATCGAGTCGTCCTGGTTCACCGTTGGCGGCCATGACTGGTGCCTCCACTATTACCCGGACGGATATACGGAAGATGGCAAGGACGACATGGTGGTCGGTCTGGAGCTGATGGAGCTGCGCGGGAAGGCATTCCCGCCGCGGGTATCCTCCACAATCAGCTTGCTCCACTGGGCAACCAAGCGGGTTTCTCTTTCTTCGTCGGTGGCCATGTCGGCCAATCTTCCCGATCCGAACTACTTTGTCACGCACAACATAAACAGGGGCGAGATGGAAGCATCGGGCTATGTTGTTGACGATCGTCTCACTATCAAATGCGCCGTGACCGTCATCAAGGAGCCATATGTTTTCGAGGCGGAGGCCCAGGTGCCGGTACCACCGTCGGAAATCGCGGGCCAACTCGGGAAGCTGCTAGAGACAAAGGAGGGCGCGGATGTGACATTCGAGGTCCAAGGAGAGAAATTCCCGGCCCACAAGCTCGTGCTGGCGGTGCGGTCTCCGGTTTTCAAGGCCATGCTCTACGGGCCGATGATGGAGAAGGATTCAAGCCGCATCGTCATTGCCAACATGCAACCCGATGTCTTCAAGTTTCTCTCTACTTCATCTATAACGATTCGTTGCctttccctcaaaaaaaattaA